A portion of the Jaculus jaculus isolate mJacJac1 chromosome 5, mJacJac1.mat.Y.cur, whole genome shotgun sequence genome contains these proteins:
- the Gatd3 gene encoding glutamine amidotransferase-like class 1 domain-containing protein 3A, mitochondrial yields MAAVRALVAPRLAVACALAPLPGPLRPRPASRPAPRLRAALHGSAPRPGARVALVLSGCGVYDGTEIHEASAILVHLSRGGAEVQIFAPDVPQMHVIDHTKGQPSESESRNVLAESARIARGKITSLAQLSATNHDAAIFPGGFGAAKNLSTFAVDGKDCKVNKEVERVMKEFHGAGKPIGLCCIAPVLAAKVIRGVEVTVGHEQEEGGKWPYAGTAEAIKALGAKHCVKGVTEAHVDQKNKVVTTPAFMCETALHHIHDGIGVMVKKVLELAGK; encoded by the exons ATGGCGGCCGTCCGGGCGCTGGTGGCGCCAAGGCTGGCGGTGGCGTGCGCGCTCGCCCCGCTCCCGGGACCCCTGCGGCCGCGGCCCGCCTCCCGCCCGGCGCCCCGCCTGCGCGCGGCCCTTCACGGCTCGGCGCCGCGCCCGGGGGCCAGGGTCGCGCTG GTGCTGTCGGGCTGCGGAGTCTACGATGGCACCGAGATCCACGAGGCCTCTGC CATCCTGGTGCACTTGAGCCGTGGAGGTGCTGAGGTCCAGATCTTCGCCCCTGATGTCCCTCAGATGCACGTGATTGACCACACCAAGGGGCAGCCTTCCGAGAGTGAGAGCAG GAATGTTCTGGCTGAGTCGGCAAGGATTGCCCGAGGCAAGATCACCAGCCTGGCACAGCTCAGTGCCACTAACCATGATGCCGCCATTTTTCCCGGAGGCTTTGGAGCTGCCAAAAACCT GAGCACATTCGCCGTGGACGGGAAGGACTGCAAGGTCAATAAGGAAGTGGAGCGTGTCATGAAGGAATTCCATGGAGCCGGGAAGCCAATCGG CTTGTGCTGCATAGCGCCCGTGCTCGCGGCCAAAGTGATCAGAGGTGTCGAGGTCACCGTGGGCCACGAGCAAGAAGAGGGCGGCAAGTGGCCCTATGCCGGGACCGCGGAGGCCATCAAGGCCCTGGGGGCCAAGCACTGTGTGAAAGGTGTGACC GAAGCTCACGTGGACCAGAAAAACAAAGTGGTCACAACCCCAGCCTTCATGTGTGAGACTGCGCTCCACCACATCCACGATGGCATTGGGGTCATGGTGAAGAAGGTGCTGGAACTCGCGGGAAAGTAA